The Vicia villosa cultivar HV-30 ecotype Madison, WI linkage group LG1, Vvil1.0, whole genome shotgun sequence genome includes a region encoding these proteins:
- the LOC131619423 gene encoding uncharacterized protein LOC131619423 — MLLKYFTPEPRFLEPKKLAPSNGHPEEPSPVPSSNDVQLEPHSSYKVFKKGAYLETDPGKRSQILEYHPNDQDEVRRAYLVNGPCWNLKHKLDKHVGEKPNSHHKKCVKACEDLMKKKQSIEFSYAKYSSQEEVDYLVRLKASLEAVKYLVRGGLAFRAHNEGENSIYKGHFLEFVEALGRNSEKISATITSGGGNCKMTSPIIQKELANACAVETIKNIVGEIGDGFFCVLVDESGDCSGKEQMAVVVRFVDVRGFVVERFIGIVHVEDTSAISLKGALECLLSGFGLCISKIRGQGYDGASNMRGKFGGLKTLIQKQNPQAYYVHCFAHQLQLTLVSMARKHEDVDWFFCEVSRIVTFLRSSNKRRALLRNKQVAHFANLIEKELVETGTGLNQELSIARAGDTPWESHFRTLNRLVDLVTPIIEVFEDLKSDSHCKGEPKSLLLVMQTFSFVFMLHLMVEILSLTNNLSQSLQKGDQDIVHAMELVQICKKKLQEFRDDGWETLYEQVVAFCGNVEIDMPDMESRLYPNDFEDLTDKELSSELETYIESVKMDDHFSNLTRISELCRTLVRTKKHKTFRFVYTLVKLALSLPVATTSVERVFSGMKYVKNELRSRMANPWLNDCLVTFVEKEVFNTIDDMDIIKRFQGMNKRRMYLRLD, encoded by the exons ATGTTGCTCAAATACTTTACACCCGAACCGAGATTTCTAGAGCCAAAGAAGCTTGCTCCTTCAAATGGGCATCCCGAAGAACCTTCTCCGGTCCCCTCTTCAAATGACGTACAACTAGAACCTCATTCTTCATATAAGGTGTTTAAAAAAGGTGCTTATTTGGAGACGGATCCTGGAAAAAGAAGTCAAATTCTTGAGTATCATCCAAATGATCAAGATGAGGTAAGAAGAGCTTACCTTGTGAATGGGCCAT GTTGGAATCTAAAGCATAAGTTGGATAAACATGTTGGTGAGAAACCAAATAGTCatcataaaaagtgtgtgaaagcaTGTGAAGATCTTATGAAGAAAAAGCAGAGTATTGAGTTTTCGTATGCAAAATATAGCTCACAAGAAGAAGTAGATTATCTTGTTCGTTTAAAAGCATCACTTGAGGCTGTCAAATATCTTGTTAGAGGCGGATTGGCATTTAGGGCACATAATGAGGGTGAAAATTCTATTTATAAGGGTCATTTCCTAGAATTTGTAGAAGCCTTAGGAAGAAATAGTGAGAAAATATCTGCAACAATAACAAGTGGTGGGGGAAATTGTAAGATGACTTCTCCTATTATTCAAAAAGAACTTGCAAATGCATGTGCGGTTGAAACTATTAAGAATATAGTTGGAGAAATTGGAGATGGATTCTTTTGTGTTCTTGTTGATGAATCTGGTGATTGCTCTGGTAAAGAACAAATGGCTGTTGTAGTGCGGTTTGTTGATGTTAGAGGGTTTGTTGTAGAAAGATTTATCGGCATTGTTCATGTTGAAGATACAAGTGCGATATCGCTTAAAGGGGCTCTTGAATGTTTGTTGTCGGGGTTTGGGTTGTGTATATCTAAAATTCGAGGTCAAGGGTATGATGGAGCAAGTAATATGCGTGGTAAATTTGGAGGTTTGAAGACTTTGATTCAAAAGCAAAATCCGCAAGCCTATTATGTTCATTGTTTTGCTCATCAACTTCAATTGACTCTTGTTTCAATGGCGAGAAAGCATGAAGATGTTGATTGGTTTTTTTGTGAAGTGTCTCGTATTGTCACTTTCTTACGATCATCTAACAAAAGACGAGCTCTACTTCGGAATAAACAAGTTGCTCATTTTGCAAATCTAATTGAAAAAGAATTGGTGGAAACTGGTACTGGTTTAAATCAAGAGTTGTCCATTGCAAGAGCGGGTGATACACCTTGGGAATCTCACTTTCGAACTCTTAATAGGTTGGTTGATTTGGTTACTCCTATTATTGAAGTGTTCGAAGATTTGAAAAGTGATAGTCATTGTAAGGGTGAACCAAAAAGTTTGTTACTTGTTATGCAAACTTTTAGTTTTGTGTTTATGTTGCACTTAATGGTTGagattttatctttgacaaataATTTGTCACAATCATTGCAAAAGGGGGATCAAGATATTGTGCATGCCATGGAACTTGTCCAAATATGCaagaaaaagttgcaagaatttagAGATGATGGATGGGAAACACTTTATGAGCAAGTTGTGGCTTTTTGTGGAAATGTTGAAATTGATATGCCTGACATGGAGTCCCG ATTGTACCCAAATGACTTTGAGGATCTCACTGATAAGGAATTGTCTAGTGAATTGGAGACTTATATTGAGAGTGTCAAGATGGACGATCACTTTTCCAATTTGACTCGCATCTCGGAACTTTGTAGGACTCTTGTTCGAACAAAGAAGCATAAGACATTTAGGTTTGTGTACACACTTGTCAAACTAGCTTTGTCCTTACCTGTGGCCACTACAAGTGTTGAGCGGGTATTCTCGGGGATGAAATATGTTAAGAATGAGTTGAGAAGTAGAATGGCTAATCCATGGCTAAATGATTGCTTAGTGACATTTGTGGAGAAAGAGGTGTTTAATACAATCGATGATATGGATATCATCAAACGTTTCCAaggaatgaacaagagaagaatgTATTTACGATTAGACTAG
- the LOC131635056 gene encoding probable xyloglucan 6-xylosyltransferase 5, which produces MGRENGSSVHKRTSGAALPTTYSNDKNRRNRYKTFNNVKITILCGFVTILVLRGTIGVNFGSTDSDAVNQSVIEETNRILAEIRSDADPSDPDNKEETFFNPNATFTLGPKISDWDSQRKSWLNQNPEYPSFVRGKARILLLTGSPPKPCDNPIGDHYLLKSIKNKIDYCRLHGIEIVYNMAHLDMELAGYWAKLPMIRRLMLSHPEVEWIWWMDSDAFFTDMVFQLPLLKYNDYNMVIHGYPDLLFEQKSWIAINTGSFLFRNCQWSLDLLDEWAPMGPKGPVREEAGKVLTANLKGRPAFEADDQSALIYLLLSKKKKWMDKVFLENSYYLHGYWAGLVDRYEEMIEKYHPGLGDERWPFVTHFVGCKPCGSYGDYPVERCLSSMERAYNFADNQVLKLYGFRHRGLLSPKIKRIRNETVTPLEFVDQFDIRRHPIENTESKS; this is translated from the coding sequence ATGGGGAGAGAGAATGGTTCATCAGTTCACAAGAGAACCAGTGGCGCAGCTCTACCAACAACCTACTCCAACGACAAAAACCGCCGTAACCGTTATAAAACATTCAACAACGTTAAAATCACTATCCTCTGCGGTTTTGTCACCATCCTCGTCCTACGTGGCACCATCGGTGTTAATTTCGGTTCAACCGACTCCGACGCCGTCAATCAAAGCGTTATCGAAGAAACAAACCGCATCCTCGCCGAGATCCGATCCGACGCCGACCCTTCTGATCCCGACAACAAAGAAGAAACCTTTTTCAATCCAAACGCCACTTTCACACTTGGCCCCAAAATCTCCGACTGGGATTCTCAGCGGAAGAGTTGGCTTAATCAAAACCCTGAATACCCTAGTTTCGTTAGAGGTAAAGCTCGAATCTTGCTTCTTACTGGGTCTCCTCCTAAGCCTTGTGATAATCCTATTGGTGATCATTATTTGTTGAAGTCTATTAAGAATAAGATTGATTATTGTAGATTACATGGGATTGAGATTGTTTATAATATGGCTCATCTTGATATGGAGCTTGCTGGTTATTGGGCTAAATTGCCTATGATTAGGAGGTTGATGTTGTCGCATCCTGAGGTTGAGTGGATTTGGTGGATGGACAGTGATGCTTTTTTCACTGATATGGTTTTTCAGCTTCCTTTGTTGAAGTATAATGACTATAATATGGTTATTCATGGTTACCCTGATTTGTTGTTCGAGCAAAAGTCGTGGATTGCTATCAATACTGGGAGTTTTCTGTTTAGGAACTGTCAGTGGTCCTTGGATTTGCTTGATGAGTGGGCTCCTATGGGTCCGAAAGGTCCGGTTCGTGAAGAGGCTGGTAAGGTTTTGACTGCTAATCTTAAGGGACGGCCGGCTTTTGAGGCGGATGATCAGTCTGCGTTGATATATTTGTTGCTGTCTAAGAAGAAAAAGTGGATGGATAAGGTGTTTCTCGAGAATTCTTACTATTTGCATGGTTACTGGGCTGGGTTGGTTGATAGGTACGAGGAGATGATTGAGAAGTATCATCCGGGGTTAGGAGATGAGAGATGGCCGTTTGTGACGCATTTCGTGGGTTGTAAGCCGTGTGGAAGCTATGGAGATTATCCGGTTGAGAGGTGTCTTAGTAGTATGGAGAGGGCTTACAATTTTGCTGATAATCAGGTGCTAAAACTGTATGGGTTCAGGCATCGTGGTCTGTTGAGTCCTAAGATTAAGAGAATCAGAAATGAGACGGTTACTCCTTTGGAGTTTGTCGACCAGTTTGATATTCGAAGGCATCCTATAGAGAATACTGAATCAAAAAGCTAG
- the LOC131635066 gene encoding uncharacterized protein LOC131635066, which yields MVDHHDLPMVVITDNKDDFSVFPPINHENLNLITNHQTPSSQSQSQLLSTPSSSSPSFSTSDSDKWGEFSSLSPPLDSSVRKGGDFIGWMSIGFQILRSKFLSAVSSCRNPGGAIRSYGLPAAVVVIIVVMMMKRKESRRNLTPNESRLLKIIMEKDGKIAQLLHQIAQMNEILIDSHKALTVKKG from the exons ATGGTGGATCATCACGATTTGCCAATGGTAGTTATCACCGATAACAAAGACGATTTTTCTGTATTTCCCCCTATCAATCACGAGAATCTCAATCTCATAACAAATCATCAAACCCCATCTTCACAATCGCAATCGCAATTGCTATCAACCCCTTCTTCTTCATCTCCATCTTTTTCCACTTCTGATTCTGACAAGTGGGGTGAATTTTCTTCTCTCTCGCCGCCGCTCGATTCTAGTGTCCGAAAAGGTGGTGACTTTATCGGGTGGATGAGCATTGGCTTCCAGATCTTGCGTTCTAAATTCCTTTCCGCAGTTTCCTCTTGCCGGAACCCTGGAGGGGCAATTCGGTCATATGGGTTACCGGCTGCCGTCGTGGTGATTATCGtcgtgatgatgatgaagaggaaGGAGAGTAGGAGGAACCTCACACCTAATGAGTCTCGTCTTCTGAAAATCATTATGGAGAAAGATGGG aaaATTGCCCAACTTTTGCACCAGATTGCACAAATGAATGAAATACTGATAGATAGTCACAAAGCTTTGACTGTAAAAAAAGGTTAA